DNA sequence from the Alkalilimnicola ehrlichii MLHE-1 genome:
CCAGTGCTGGGCCGCCTCCAGTCCGAAGCGGGCCTGGATGAGCAATGGCAGGGCCACAAAGATGCCGGTGAGCGCCGCGTGCAGCACGAAGATGCCCACGTTCAGGCGCATCAGGTCCGGGTCGGTGAGGCTGCGCCGCAGGCTGCCGGAGACCGCCGACTGGGCGGGTCGCGCCGGGCGGGGCATGCGGGCGACAATCACCAGCCCCACCAGCGAGGCCCCCGCGGTGAGCCAGAACAACCCCTGCAGCCCGCCTAGGGCGGTGAGCGGGGGCGCCACCATCAGCGCCAGCAGGAAGGCCAGCCCCACGCTCATGCCGATGGCGGCAAAGGCGCGCGCCCGGTGGGTCTCGCGGGTGACATCGGCGGCCAGTGCCATCACCGCCGCGGCGATGGCCCCGCCCCCCTGCAGGGCCCGCCCCAGGATCACCCCCCAGATGCCATCCGCCGTGGCCGCCACCACGCTACCGATGGCGAATACCACCAGTCCGGCCGCAATCACCGGTTTCCGGCCCCAGCGGTCGGAGGCCATGCCCATGGGGATCTGGAGACAGGCCTGGGTGAGCCCGTAGACACCCAGAGCCAGGCCGATCAACAGCGGGGTCGCCCCCTCCAGGCCGGGGGCATAAAGGGCGAAGACCGGCAGGATCAGGAACAGGCCGAACATGCGCAGGCCAAAGACCCCGGCCAGACCCATGGCGGCACGGCGTTCGGCGGCGTTGAGCGGCGTCTTGGCGGCGGTCCGGGCAGACACAGTGGAGCGTTCCGTTGGCGGTGGACAGGCGCGATATACTAGCAGGTTCGTTGCAAATCCCCAGCAGCGACCCCGGACACTCCCTCATCCCGCAAGGAGGAGCCCCAGCGCAGGCATGGACCATATCCGCATCGAAGGCGCCCGCACCCACAACCTGCAGGATGTGCACCTGTCGCTGCCGCGCGAGCGGCTGGTGGTGATCACCGGCCTGTCCGGCTCCGGCAAGTCCTCGCTGGCCTTCGACACGCTTTATGCCGAGGGCCAGCGTCGCTACGTAGAGTCGCTCTCCGCCTACGCCCGGCAGTTCCTCTCGATGATGGAAAAGCCGGACGTGGACCACATCGAGGGCCTGTCGCCGGCCATCTCCATCGAGCAGAAATCCACCTCCCACAACCCCCGCTCCACGGTGGGCACCGTCACCGAGATCCACGACTACCTGCGCCTGCTCTACGCCCGCGCTGGCCGCCCCCACTGCCCCGAGCACGACATCGAGCTGAATGCCCAGACGGTCTCGCAGATCGTCGACCGGATCCTGGCCCTGCCCGAGGGCGAGAAGATCATGCTCCTGGCGCCGGTGGTGGACGGACGCAAGGGCGAACACCGGGAGGTGATCGACACCCTGCGCACCCAGGGCTATGTGCGCGCCCGGGTGGACGGCGAGGTCCACGACATCGACAGTGTGCCGGCCCTGGACCCCAAACGGCGCCACACCATCGAGGCGGTGGTGGACCGCTTCCGGGTGCGGCCGGACCTCGCCACCCGGCTGGCCGACTCGGTGGAGACGGCGCTGGCGCTGTCGGACGGTCTGGTCCGGGCCGCCTGGATGGACGACCCGGCGCGGGCGCCGCTGGTCTTCTCCTCGCGCTACGCCTGCCCCGAGTGCGGCTACGCCATCAGCGAGTTGGAGCCGCGCATCTTCTCCTTCAACAACCCGCGCGGGGCCTGCCCCGACTGCGACGGCCTGGGCGTGCGGACCTTCTTCGACCCGGCGCGGGTGGTGGTGCACCCGGAATTGCCCCTAACCGCCGGCGCGGTGCGCGGCTGGGACCGGCGCAACGCCTGGTACCACGCCATGATCCAGTCACTGGCGAAGCACCACGACTTCGACCCGGAGACCCCCTGGCAGGACCTGCCCGAGGGCATCCGCGATACCGTGCTGTTCGGCTCCGGGGACGAGGAGATCGACTTCCGCTACCCCGGCCCGCGGGGCGAAACCCGTCGCCGCCACGCCTTCGAGGGCATCATCCCCAACATGGCCCGGCGCTACCGGGAGACGGACTCGGCGGCGGTGCGCGAGGAGCTGGCCCGTTACCAGGCGGTGCAGACCTGCCCGAGCTGCGACGGCACCCGGCTCAACCAGGCCGCCCGTCACGTCTTCGTCGGCCCGCTCACCCTGCCGGAGGTGGCACGCATGCCGGTAGGCCGCACCCTGGGTCATTTCGAGGCGCTGAAGCTGGAGGGGGCGCGCGGCGAGATCGCCGGACGCATCCTGCGGGAGATCACCACCCGGCTCAGCTTTCTGGTCAACGTGGGACTGGATTACCTGAGCCTGGATCGGGCCGCCGACACCCTGTCCGGCGGCGAGGCGCAGCGCATCCGCCTGGCCAGTCAGATCGGCGCCGGCCTCACCGGGGTGATGTACGTGCTGGACGAGCCCTCCATCGGCCTGCACCAGCGCGACAACCAGCGGCTGCTCAACACCCTGATGCGGCTGCGCGACCTGGGCAACACGGTGATTGTGGTCGAGCACGACGAGGACGCCATCCGCGCCGCCGACCACGTGGTGGACATGGGCCCGGGGGCCGGGGTGCACGGCGGTTGGGTGGTCGCGCAGGGCACCCCGACCGAGATCGCAGCGCACCCCGACTCGCTCACCGGCGACTACCTGGCCGGCCGGCGCGAGATCCCGGTGCCCGCCGAACGCCGGCCGGTGCAGCCCGACCGGGTCGCCTGGCTGCGCGGCGCCACCGGGCACAACCTCAAGAACGTGGACGCGGGCATCCCCGCCGGGCTGTTCGTGGCCATCACCGGGGTGTCCGGCTCGGGCAAATCCACGCTCATCAACGACACCCTGTTCCGCTATGCGGCCCGCGAGCTGAACGGCGCCAGCGCCGCCCCGGCCCCCTGTCGCGGCATGGACCATCTGGCGCTGTTTGATAAGGTCATCGACATCGATCAGGCCCCCATCGGCCGCACCCCGCGCTCCAACCCCGCCACCTACACCGGGCTGTTCACGCCGCTGCGTGAGCTGTTCGCCGGCACCCCGGAGGCGCGCTCACGCGGCTACGGCCCCGGGCGTTTCTCCTTCAACGTGAAGGGCGGGCGCTGCGAGGCCTGCCAGGGGGACGGGGTGATCCGGGTGGAGATGCACTTTCTGCCCGACCTGCACGTGCCCTGCGACGTCTGCAAGGGCCGGCGCTACAACCGCGAGACCCTGGAGATCCGCTACAAGGGGCTGGACATTGCCCAGGTGCTGGAGCTGACCGTGGAGGAGGCCCTGGCCGTCTTCGACGCCATCCCCGGCATCCGCCGGCGGCTGCAGACGCTGATGGACGTGGGCCTGGGCTACATCCACCTGGGCCAGAGCGCCACCACCCTGTCCGGCGGCGAGGCCCAACGGGTGAAACTGGCCCGCGAGTTGGCCCGCCGGGACACCGGCCGGACCCTCTACATCCTGGATGAACCCACTACCGGCCTGCACTTCCACGACATCGCGCAACTGCTCTCCGTGCTCCAGCGGCTGGTGGATCACGGCAACACCGTGGTGGTCATTGAGCACAACCTGGATGTGATCAAGACCGCCGATCACGTGATCGACCTGGGCCCGGAAGGGGGCGACGGCGGCGGCCGCATCGTGGCCACCGGCACGCCGGAGGCCATCACCCGGGTGGAGGCCTCCCATACGGGCCGCTTCCTGCGACCGCTGCTGCGTCCCTAACCCCCGGCCACGGGGCAACGCTGCGGCGCCGGGGTGGATCGATGATGTCGCGCACCCCGGTGGTCAGGGCCCTGCCTGTGTCGCGGCCGCCCGCACCAGGGCGCGGAAAAGGGCGCGCTGCTCGCGCCGCTGTGGGAGGTACTCCGGGTGCCACTGGACACCCAACAATAGGGCACCGCCGTCGCCCTCCACCGCCTGCACCACGCCGGTCCGCTCCCAGGCCGCCGCCTTCAGGCCCTCACCCAGTTCGGCGATGGCCTGACGGTGGAGGGAGTTTACCCGCGTATGGGGCCCCAGCCAGCGATAGAGCTGGGCGTCGCGCCGCACCGTCACCCGCTTATAGGGCCAAATGCTGTGTACCTGCGGGCTCTCCTGATAGAAGCTGCTCAGATCCTGGTGCAGGGAGCCGCCCATATAGACATTGAGCAACTGTGCACCGCGACAGATGCCCAGCACCGGCACATCGCGGGCCAGTGCGTCCGCCAGCAGGCGCCACTCCACCCCGTCGCGACCGCGATCCCCCCGCGGCCCCGGGCTGATGCTGAGCAGCCAGCGCAACAGATAAAGCACCGGCAGCAAGAGCCAGGAGAGCAGAAACCGCCACCACACCGTCCTGCCCCGGCGCAACTCCCCGGGCTCCACCCGCTCCTCGCCATAGAGGCCCGGATCGACATCCGCACCACCGCCCAGGATCAAGCCGTCCAGGGGCCGCGGCGGCGCCGGGCGGGCCGGGGTGATCCGGCAGGGCCGGCCACCGGCCAGCCACACCGCCACGGCGGTCATCAGCCAGGCCGCCGCCCCGCCGCGGTCCGGCCCGGTGACGCCAATCAGCGGTCGAGTCGGGCGAGGCATTGGTCCACGTGCTGTATCCAGCGATGCTCGGTGAGGCTGAATCCGCGTGCCCACCAGTCGGCCATCAGTTGCCCCAACCGCTGCGGGTCATCCGCCAGCCGCTCCACCATCAGCCAGTCGCGCCACGGCCGGGCGATACGCCAGTCGGGGTCGTCCACCAGACAGTTGGGCAGGCGATAGTGCCAAGTGGGTCGTGCCTGGGTGAGTGGGTCGTCCGGCAGCGCCCGGCGCACCCGGCCGGGGTCCACGTGGGCCAGCAGCGGCATCAGGTCCAGGCTGCGGTTACGGGTGGTATTGAAGGCCAGAAACTCGTCGATGAAGGCACCGAGCCCGGGGCAATACCCGGGCTGGAGCAGCCGCCGGACGTACTCGGCGGGAAAGTCCTGGATGAACGGGGTGAGCCGGCGCACCGCGTCCGTATCGTCACGCCACTTCAGCCAGGGCAGCAGGAGCAGGTAGGTCTGGAGGGTGGCCCGGATGGTGTCCACCTCCAGCTCGGGCAACTCCGGATTGAGGTGCAGGCCGAATGCATAGACCAGGCCGGCCCGCGTGCCCTGGGCAAGCCGGCGGCGCAGGGCCTCACGCAGCGATTCGATCTGGCCGGCCTCGCCCACCGGCAACGGGGGCGAGACGACCTCCACCGGCACCACCGTGCTCGCCAGACGCAGCACCTGCTCGTCCAGACTGTCCAGGGTGCGATCATCGAGATTAAAGCCCATCTGGCTGAGCAGGGCACGGTAGCTGCGCTCCTTGAGCACCCGGGCATCCACCTCCACTTTAAAGGTGCCCCAGGCCGTACCGGCGACCCGTTTGACGAAACGGCTGTCCGATTGAACCTCACCGCCAAAGGCCTCCTGGATGGCGGCGGCGGCGCCCTCCGGGCTCAGGCCGGCAAACTCCAGCTCGAAACCGACCCGACGTGGCCGGCCGTCCGCCCGCAGCGGGCGGGCCGGTTGCGGGAAGCCGGGCGGTTCGGCGGCGGATGGCTGTGACTCGGACAATCGCACTCTCCAGTTGCGGCCCCTGCCCAGGCCGGACCGCGGCAAACAGGGTCTATACTACTCTCAGTGTTGCGGGGCTTGTCTAGGAGACGGGCGGGCATTATGATAGCCGCCTTTCAAGCTCAGCCATTCTCCGGGACGTCGTGCCCGGTCCCGTGACCCAGGTGGCAACCATGAAGCAAGGCATTCATCCCAAATACCGCGAGGTGGTGTTTCAGGACATCTCCTCCGATTTCGCGTTCATCACCCGCTCCACGGTCCGTACCAACGAGACCATCCAGTGGGAGGACGGCAAGGAGTATCCGCTGTTTAAGGTGGAAGTCTCCAGCAAGAGCCACCCTTTCTACACCGGCAAGCAGCGCGCGCTGAGCTCCGGTGGCCGGGTGGATCAGTTCCAGAAGAAGTTCGGCATCAGCACCGGCAACTGAGGGCGGGCTTGTCTCGTCCCTGTCGCTCCAAAGCGCCTGCACCCCGGGCGCTTTTTTGTATCTCACTGCAAAACAGCGAGATATCTATTATAAAAAGCGGTTAACCACCGCATAGATATCCCGGGGGCCCTCCCCCGGGTCGCCCGACGCCACGCACCATGGAGGCGGGCGAGGGGCCCATCCACGTCGGGGTATGGGCCCCAGAGGAACGGATTGCTGATGACAAGGGTTTTTTTTGCAATACCCTTTCAGTAACTCCCGGACCGTGACCGGCCTGAATGTCTTGCCCCAAGACCGGCTTAGGGGGCAGGACCGGCGCCCGCGGGCGCGCCGGCATCACGGTATTTCGAGAGCTGTCTAGGAGAGCGTTCCATGTCCGAGAAGACCGTCACCCTGACCGACAACAGCACCGGCAAATCCGTGGAGTTGCCGGTCTATCAAGGCACCCACGGCCCCGAGGTCATCGACATCAAGAATGTCTATGGCGAGCTGGGCTACTTCACTTACGACGCTGGCTTCACCTCCACCGCCAGCTGCAAAAGCGATGTCACCTTCATCGATGGTGACAACGGCGTGCTGCTGTATCGCGGCTACCCCATCGAACACCTGGCTGAGAAGAGCTCCTTCCTGGAGGTCTCCTACCTACTGCTGCACGGCGAATTGCCGAACAAGGCCGAACTGGACCAGTTCGTCAGCTCGGTGACCAACCACACCATGCTCAACGAAAGCCTGAAGGACTTCTTCGACGGCTTTCATTACAACGCCCACCCCATGGCCATGCTCACCGGGGTGGTCGGGTCGCTATCCGCCTTCTACCACGGCGAACTGGACATCAACGACCCGAAGAACCGGGAGCTGACCGCGCACCGGGTCATCGCCAAGATGCCGACCATCGCCGCGGCGGCCTACAAACACCTGGTGGGCGAGCCCTTCGTCTACCCGCAGAACCACCTGTCCTACGCGGGGAACCTGCTGAACATGCTGTTCTCCCGCCCCACCGAGAAGTACGAGGTTAACCCCGTGGCCGAGCGGGCGCTGGACCAGCTCCTGATCCTGCACGCTGACCACGAGCAGAACGCCTCCACCTCCACGGTGCGCCTGGCCGGTTCCACCGGCACCAACCCCTTCGCCGCCATCGCAGCTGGTTGCGCCGCGCTGTGGGGACCGGCGCATGGGGGGGCCAACGAGGCGGTGCTGAACATGCTCAACGAGATCGGCGACGTCTCCAACGTGCCCAAGTTCATCGAAAAGGCGAAGGACAAGAACGACCCCTTCCGCCTGATGGGCTTCGGTCACCGGGTCTACAAGAACTTCGACCCGCGGGCCACCATCATCCGCAAGACCTGTCACGAGGTCCTGGAGGAACTCGGCGTGGGCAAGGACCCGCAGCTGGAGCTGGCCATGGAGCTGGAGGATATCGCCCTGCAGGACGAGTACTTCGTCGAGCGCAAGCTCTACCCGAACGTCGACTTCTACTCGGGCATCATCTACCGCGCGCTGGGCATCCCCACCGAGTTCTTCACGGTGCTGTTTGCCCTGGGCCGCACCCCGGGCTGGCTGGCGCAGTGGATGGAGATGGTCAACGACCCCGAGCAGCGCATCGGGCGTCCGCGCCAGCTCTACACCGGCGCCGCCAAGCGCGACTACGTGCCGGTGGATCAGCGCAGCTGATTCCCCTGCCGGCACCGCCGACGCCCTCACCCCGGAAGGCCCCCACGGGCCTTCCGGTTTTTTTTGCCCGCTCAGGGTAGGAAGGGCTCGGCAGCCCGGTCCTCATCCTCGTTGGCCAGCAGCGCCTCCACCTCCGCCAGCGCCGCCCGCTGCATGGGGCGGCCGTCAACCTGGCTGCGGGGCGCCTCACGCAATCCCTTGGGGCTGAATACGGTCAAATCCACCACATGCTCTCCCGCCACGAAGCGGATCACGGGACGCATCTCCCAGTGCTCCCGCCCGAAGCGCAGGCGCCGCTCGCTGGTCTCGTGTGGGATCCCGCGCTCCATCAGAAACAGGGTGATCTCCTCCGGCGTCTCGGCGAAGACATGCAGGTGCACGTCGCAGGCCTGATCCGCCGTACCGCTGAGCACCGGCCCCACCAACCGGGGCCGGAAGGGCTCGAAGAAGGCCATGGCCTGCACGGCGGCCTCGCGCAACAGCCGCAGGTAAGCCCCCTGCTCGGCCCCCAGAAACAGCCGCTGGTATTCCACCAGCGCCGCCTGCACCTCCCGATTGCTGGGCAGGTTGCGCGTGTCCCGGGCCCCCAGGCGCTCGGCGGCCTTGCGCTTGGCCTGGTAGTGGTCCCGCACACCCTCATCGGCCATGATGCGGGCCGCCTCCTGGATCAGGCGCTCGCGCATGCGCAGGTCCTTGGTGCTGGATCGCTTGGCCATGGCCACCTCCCGGGGGCTGACGCCCCTGCCTAGAAGATATCCTGCTCCCGACTCCCGGCCCCGCTGCCGCCACCCCGAGGCGTAACGTCCGGCAGGTTGTCCTCGCGGAACAGCTCGAACATGCTCCGACCCTCGCCGGCACGCACCCGGCGGCCGTCCTCGGGGTCGATGCGTACGGTAACCAGGCCCTCGGGCTGGCGCGGCGGCGCCTCGGGAACACCGTTGAGGGCCTGCTCCATAAAGTCGGTCCAGATGGGCAGCGCGGTGGAACCGCCGGTCTCCCGCGGTCCCAGCTGATCGTTATTATCGAAGCCGACCCAGGCACCGGCGACAATCCGGCTGTTATAGCCCACGAACCAGGCATCGCGGCCATCGTTGGTGGTTCCCGTCTTCCCGGCCAGGTCACTGCGCCCCAGCCGGGCCGCCGCCCGTCCCGTTCCGCGCTGGATGACATCCTGCATGATGTTGGTCATGAGAAAGGCGTCCGTGGCCGGCATCACCGACTCGGCCACCGGCCGCAGGTTCACCCCACCGGTCTCCTCCTGCAGGTCGGTCTGCACCTGCAACTGACTGCACTCCACACAGGCCACCGGCGGCCGCGCCTGAAACAACACCTCGCCTTCGGCGCTCTCCACCCGATCGATGAAATGGGGCATGACCCGGAAGCCACCATTGGCAAACAGGGCGTAACCGGCGGTCAGATCCAGGGGCGTCATCTCGGCACTGCCCAACGCCAGCGACAGACCACTGGGCATCCGACGGGTGTCGAAGCCCAACGCGTCCAGGTACCCCAGGGTGTCCTCGATGCC
Encoded proteins:
- a CDS encoding MFS transporter, which produces MSARTAAKTPLNAAERRAAMGLAGVFGLRMFGLFLILPVFALYAPGLEGATPLLIGLALGVYGLTQACLQIPMGMASDRWGRKPVIAAGLVVFAIGSVVAATADGIWGVILGRALQGGGAIAAAVMALAADVTRETHRARAFAAIGMSVGLAFLLALMVAPPLTALGGLQGLFWLTAGASLVGLVIVARMPRPARPAQSAVSGSLRRSLTDPDLMRLNVGIFVLHAALTGIFVALPLLIQARFGLEAAQHWRVWVPLLITSVAGMLPLLIIAERRGAMHRLIPLAVTAMALGLMGLGLLMAAPVAVWLVALWLYFVSFNLLEAAMPSLVSRFAPGEARGAAMGVYASAQFLGAFAGGLFGGILAGAFGPVGVMLGCAAMVSLWALLARGQRAPLPVGTPRASEGSG
- the uvrA gene encoding excinuclease ABC subunit UvrA gives rise to the protein MDHIRIEGARTHNLQDVHLSLPRERLVVITGLSGSGKSSLAFDTLYAEGQRRYVESLSAYARQFLSMMEKPDVDHIEGLSPAISIEQKSTSHNPRSTVGTVTEIHDYLRLLYARAGRPHCPEHDIELNAQTVSQIVDRILALPEGEKIMLLAPVVDGRKGEHREVIDTLRTQGYVRARVDGEVHDIDSVPALDPKRRHTIEAVVDRFRVRPDLATRLADSVETALALSDGLVRAAWMDDPARAPLVFSSRYACPECGYAISELEPRIFSFNNPRGACPDCDGLGVRTFFDPARVVVHPELPLTAGAVRGWDRRNAWYHAMIQSLAKHHDFDPETPWQDLPEGIRDTVLFGSGDEEIDFRYPGPRGETRRRHAFEGIIPNMARRYRETDSAAVREELARYQAVQTCPSCDGTRLNQAARHVFVGPLTLPEVARMPVGRTLGHFEALKLEGARGEIAGRILREITTRLSFLVNVGLDYLSLDRAADTLSGGEAQRIRLASQIGAGLTGVMYVLDEPSIGLHQRDNQRLLNTLMRLRDLGNTVIVVEHDEDAIRAADHVVDMGPGAGVHGGWVVAQGTPTEIAAHPDSLTGDYLAGRREIPVPAERRPVQPDRVAWLRGATGHNLKNVDAGIPAGLFVAITGVSGSGKSTLINDTLFRYAARELNGASAAPAPCRGMDHLALFDKVIDIDQAPIGRTPRSNPATYTGLFTPLRELFAGTPEARSRGYGPGRFSFNVKGGRCEACQGDGVIRVEMHFLPDLHVPCDVCKGRRYNRETLEIRYKGLDIAQVLELTVEEALAVFDAIPGIRRRLQTLMDVGLGYIHLGQSATTLSGGEAQRVKLARELARRDTGRTLYILDEPTTGLHFHDIAQLLSVLQRLVDHGNTVVVIEHNLDVIKTADHVIDLGPEGGDGGGRIVATGTPEAITRVEASHTGRFLRPLLRP
- a CDS encoding gamma-glutamyl-gamma-aminobutyrate hydrolase family protein; the encoded protein is MPRPTRPLIGVTGPDRGGAAAWLMTAVAVWLAGGRPCRITPARPAPPRPLDGLILGGGADVDPGLYGEERVEPGELRRGRTVWWRFLLSWLLLPVLYLLRWLLSISPGPRGDRGRDGVEWRLLADALARDVPVLGICRGAQLLNVYMGGSLHQDLSSFYQESPQVHSIWPYKRVTVRRDAQLYRWLGPHTRVNSLHRQAIAELGEGLKAAAWERTGVVQAVEGDGGALLLGVQWHPEYLPQRREQRALFRALVRAAATQAGP
- a CDS encoding amidoligase family protein, whose product is MSESQPSAAEPPGFPQPARPLRADGRPRRVGFELEFAGLSPEGAAAAIQEAFGGEVQSDSRFVKRVAGTAWGTFKVEVDARVLKERSYRALLSQMGFNLDDRTLDSLDEQVLRLASTVVPVEVVSPPLPVGEAGQIESLREALRRRLAQGTRAGLVYAFGLHLNPELPELEVDTIRATLQTYLLLLPWLKWRDDTDAVRRLTPFIQDFPAEYVRRLLQPGYCPGLGAFIDEFLAFNTTRNRSLDLMPLLAHVDPGRVRRALPDDPLTQARPTWHYRLPNCLVDDPDWRIARPWRDWLMVERLADDPQRLGQLMADWWARGFSLTEHRWIQHVDQCLARLDR
- a CDS encoding type B 50S ribosomal protein L31; this encodes MKQGIHPKYREVVFQDISSDFAFITRSTVRTNETIQWEDGKEYPLFKVEVSSKSHPFYTGKQRALSSGGRVDQFQKKFGISTGN
- a CDS encoding citrate synthase; this encodes MSEKTVTLTDNSTGKSVELPVYQGTHGPEVIDIKNVYGELGYFTYDAGFTSTASCKSDVTFIDGDNGVLLYRGYPIEHLAEKSSFLEVSYLLLHGELPNKAELDQFVSSVTNHTMLNESLKDFFDGFHYNAHPMAMLTGVVGSLSAFYHGELDINDPKNRELTAHRVIAKMPTIAAAAYKHLVGEPFVYPQNHLSYAGNLLNMLFSRPTEKYEVNPVAERALDQLLILHADHEQNASTSTVRLAGSTGTNPFAAIAAGCAALWGPAHGGANEAVLNMLNEIGDVSNVPKFIEKAKDKNDPFRLMGFGHRVYKNFDPRATIIRKTCHEVLEELGVGKDPQLELAMELEDIALQDEYFVERKLYPNVDFYSGIIYRALGIPTEFFTVLFALGRTPGWLAQWMEMVNDPEQRIGRPRQLYTGAAKRDYVPVDQRS